The following proteins come from a genomic window of Kitasatospora sp. NBC_01246:
- a CDS encoding DUF6629 family protein: protein MCWSAQADLVAGGVVSGIGVLCLVRTHRAGRPERLPLAALPLVLGVHQLIEAAVWHGAEGGLPAGPAGWARTAWAVIALPLLPVLVPVGVWTATRDRARRRPLLGFVLLGLLVAVPLALAVATRPVTATAHGHTLGYAVGIPHAALLLTGYLVATVGPLLLSGDRLLRRLGLLTGAGAVLCALLWRLAFVSTWCALAALASLLLLHWTARPPRDAAPAGDPAAF, encoded by the coding sequence ATGTGCTGGAGCGCGCAGGCGGACCTCGTCGCCGGCGGGGTGGTGTCGGGCATCGGCGTCCTCTGCCTGGTCCGGACCCACCGCGCCGGACGCCCCGAGCGGCTGCCCCTCGCGGCCCTCCCGCTCGTCCTCGGCGTGCACCAGCTGATCGAGGCCGCGGTCTGGCACGGCGCCGAGGGCGGCCTCCCCGCCGGTCCGGCCGGGTGGGCCCGGACCGCGTGGGCCGTGATCGCGTTACCGCTGCTGCCCGTCCTGGTCCCGGTGGGGGTGTGGACCGCCACCCGCGACCGGGCCCGCCGGCGCCCGCTGCTGGGCTTCGTCCTGCTCGGCCTGCTGGTCGCGGTCCCGCTCGCGCTCGCCGTCGCGACCCGCCCGGTGACGGCCACCGCGCACGGTCACACCCTCGGCTACGCCGTCGGCATCCCGCACGCGGCGCTCCTGCTGACCGGCTACCTGGTGGCGACCGTCGGCCCGCTGCTCCTCAGCGGCGACCGCCTGCTGCGCCGGCTCGGCCTGCTCACCGGGGCGGGCGCCGTCCTCTGCGCGCTGCTCTGGCGGCTGGCCTTCGTCTCCACCTGGTGCGCCCTGGCGGCCCTGGCCAGCCTGCTGCTCCTGCACTGGACGGCCCGCCCGCCCCGGGACGCGGCCCCGGCCGGCGACCCGGCGGCGTTCTGA
- a CDS encoding DMT family transporter, with protein sequence MVVFLLALSAACCLGLGFVLQQHAAQRAPRADLLRWRLLLDLLRMPEWLLGTGFMVSGLILSALALNQGEVSLVEPLLATNLLFAMALSRVLTRQSLGRSGWAGVLLLALGVTAFIVAGRPTGGGEPAGELRHWVVVGTVVGLTLLLVSTARRMPLFEEATLLALAAGLLYGLQDALTRTTTLRLDHDGLDAVLRSWQPYAVVAAGVVGLLLVQSAFEAAPLRMSLPALTAAQPITGIACAVGFLGDRLRVTPGALAWQAAGLVAVVIGVIVIGRHPAMPGSGHRAVPRTAEAADRPDGGDGGDSPDSPTGPDGPGPTDPTGSR encoded by the coding sequence GTGGTGGTCTTCCTCCTCGCACTGAGCGCCGCCTGCTGCCTGGGGCTCGGATTCGTCCTCCAGCAGCACGCGGCACAGCGTGCCCCGCGTGCCGACCTGCTGCGCTGGCGGCTGCTGCTGGACCTGCTGCGGATGCCCGAATGGCTGCTCGGCACCGGGTTCATGGTCAGCGGTCTGATCCTCTCCGCACTCGCCCTCAACCAGGGCGAGGTCTCGCTGGTCGAGCCGCTGCTCGCCACCAATCTCCTGTTCGCGATGGCGCTGTCCCGGGTGCTGACCCGGCAGAGCCTCGGCCGGTCCGGCTGGGCCGGCGTGCTGCTGCTCGCACTCGGTGTGACGGCGTTCATCGTGGCCGGCCGCCCCACCGGGGGCGGCGAACCGGCCGGGGAGCTGCGTCACTGGGTGGTGGTCGGCACCGTGGTCGGCCTGACGCTGCTGCTGGTCTCCACGGCCCGCCGGATGCCGCTGTTCGAGGAGGCCACCCTGCTCGCCCTCGCCGCCGGCCTGCTCTACGGCCTCCAGGACGCGCTCACCCGTACGACGACGCTCCGGCTGGACCACGACGGGCTGGACGCGGTGCTGCGCAGCTGGCAGCCGTACGCGGTGGTGGCGGCGGGGGTGGTCGGACTGCTGCTGGTGCAGAGCGCGTTCGAGGCCGCCCCGCTGCGGATGTCGCTGCCCGCGCTGACGGCGGCCCAGCCGATCACCGGGATCGCCTGCGCGGTGGGCTTCCTCGGCGACCGCCTGCGGGTCACCCCCGGCGCACTGGCCTGGCAGGCCGCGGGACTGGTGGCGGTCGTCATCGGGGTGATCGTGATCGGGCGCCACCCGGCCATGCCCGGCAGCGGCCACCGGGCGGTCCCGCGCACCGCCGAAGCCGCCGACCGCCCGGACGGCGGGGACGGCGGGGACTCGCCGGACTCCCCGACCGGGCCGGACGGCCCGGGCCCCACCGACCCCACCGGCTCCCGGTAG
- a CDS encoding SLC13 family permease — translation MLAYWPNVKRLHPLDWVAAALLACGLLLLATGLLPTESAGAAISRIAPLLAFLGTVIVLAELTSTAEVFDVLAAGVARTARGSYAALFVLCVALAAVTTITLNLDTTAVLLTPVMLALASRVGIAPLPLAMTTVWLANTASLLLPVSNLTNLLAAERVALSPTGLARVMWAPQLAAGLMTMACLWWFYWRRDRRGANDYDPPPAHRPADRVLFRICALTCAGFLLTSLLADLPLWVASGVAALVVVVAFAVRRPEALRASLIPWRLLVMVPGMFLVVQTFDAHGLHRVLAAAIGTDGGVLGMFRASAVGAGLSNLLNNLPVYLAGEAAVPAGNHQQLLSLLIGTNIGPLITPWASLATLLWYERCRSAGLRVPLRSVAATSAVLAVSAVALATAALTLTS, via the coding sequence GTGCTTGCCTACTGGCCCAACGTCAAGCGGCTCCATCCTCTCGACTGGGTGGCTGCTGCGCTGCTCGCCTGCGGGCTGCTCCTCCTCGCCACCGGACTGCTACCGACGGAATCCGCCGGGGCCGCGATCTCCCGGATCGCACCCCTGCTCGCCTTCCTCGGGACCGTCATCGTGCTCGCCGAACTCACCAGCACCGCAGAGGTGTTCGACGTGCTGGCGGCCGGGGTGGCCCGGACCGCCCGGGGCAGCTACGCGGCGCTGTTCGTGCTCTGCGTGGCGCTGGCCGCCGTCACCACGATCACCCTCAACCTGGACACCACGGCCGTCCTGCTGACCCCGGTGATGCTGGCGCTCGCCTCGCGGGTGGGCATCGCGCCGCTCCCGCTGGCGATGACCACGGTCTGGCTGGCCAACACCGCGAGCCTGCTGCTCCCGGTGTCCAACCTGACCAACCTGCTGGCCGCCGAGCGGGTCGCGCTCTCCCCGACCGGCCTGGCCCGGGTGATGTGGGCGCCGCAACTGGCCGCCGGCCTGATGACCATGGCCTGCCTCTGGTGGTTCTACTGGCGGCGCGACCGGCGCGGCGCGAACGACTACGACCCGCCGCCGGCCCACCGGCCGGCCGACCGGGTGCTGTTCAGGATCTGCGCACTGACCTGCGCCGGGTTCCTGCTGACCAGCCTGCTGGCCGACCTCCCGCTCTGGGTCGCCTCGGGGGTGGCGGCGCTGGTAGTGGTCGTGGCGTTCGCCGTGCGGCGGCCCGAGGCGCTGCGGGCCTCGCTGATCCCGTGGCGGCTGCTGGTGATGGTGCCGGGGATGTTCCTGGTGGTGCAGACCTTCGACGCGCACGGGCTGCACCGGGTGCTCGCCGCGGCGATCGGGACGGACGGCGGGGTGCTCGGGATGTTCCGCGCCTCGGCGGTGGGCGCGGGGCTGTCGAACCTGCTCAACAACCTGCCCGTGTACCTGGCCGGCGAAGCCGCCGTACCGGCCGGCAACCACCAGCAGCTGCTCTCCCTGCTGATCGGCACCAACATCGGCCCGCTGATCACACCCTGGGCCTCGCTCGCCACCCTGCTCTGGTACGAGCGGTGCCGGTCGGCCGGGCTGCGGGTACCGCTGCGCAGCGTCGCGGCGACCAGCGCCGTCCTGGCCGTCAGCGCGGTGGCGCTGGCCACCGCGGCCCTGACCCTGACGTCGTGA
- a CDS encoding alpha/beta fold hydrolase: MSARTSRSSRASRTPQGTRTTGVGGADDPLDAFLAAYDAVLARWPVPVEPLTVRTPHGTTRVNACGPRDGRPLVLLHGGGATSTGWLAAVEALTCAGHRVLAVDLIGDPGRSVHDGAPLGGVPGLLGWLDAVLDRLDVPEADFCGHSYGGWIALEYALHAPARVGRLALLDPTQCFAGFRAGYLLRALPLFLPPRSAGRARAYLDWESGGSGLDAGWRELYALGHAGFPASRVVTGPRPTRERLAALGAPALVLLAERSRTHDARRVAASARQALPGATVAVLPEVSHHTLLTARPTELTDRLTSFLSGAA; encoded by the coding sequence ATGTCAGCACGCACCTCACGCTCCTCACGAGCCTCACGAACCCCGCAGGGCACCCGGACCACCGGCGTGGGCGGCGCCGACGATCCGCTCGATGCGTTCCTCGCCGCCTACGACGCCGTGCTGGCCCGCTGGCCCGTCCCCGTCGAGCCGCTCACCGTCCGGACGCCGCACGGCACCACCCGCGTCAACGCCTGCGGCCCCCGCGACGGGCGGCCGCTGGTCCTGCTCCACGGCGGCGGCGCGACCTCCACCGGCTGGCTCGCCGCGGTGGAGGCGCTCACCTGCGCCGGGCACCGCGTCCTCGCCGTCGACCTGATCGGCGACCCCGGGCGCAGCGTCCACGACGGCGCCCCGCTCGGCGGTGTGCCCGGCCTGCTGGGCTGGCTGGACGCCGTGCTCGACCGGCTCGACGTGCCCGAGGCCGACTTCTGCGGTCACTCGTACGGCGGGTGGATCGCCCTGGAGTACGCCCTGCACGCCCCCGCCCGGGTCGGCCGGCTCGCCCTGCTGGATCCGACCCAGTGCTTCGCCGGCTTCCGCGCCGGCTACCTGCTGCGCGCGCTGCCGCTCTTCCTGCCGCCCCGCTCGGCCGGCCGGGCCCGCGCCTACCTGGACTGGGAGAGCGGCGGCAGCGGCCTGGACGCCGGCTGGCGCGAACTCTACGCCCTCGGCCACGCCGGGTTCCCGGCCTCCCGGGTGGTCACCGGACCTCGCCCGACGCGTGAACGACTGGCCGCCCTCGGGGCGCCGGCCCTGGTCCTGCTCGCCGAACGCAGCCGTACCCACGACGCGCGCCGCGTGGCCGCGTCGGCCCGCCAGGCGCTGCCCGGCGCCACGGTCGCCGTGCTGCCCGAGGTCTCCCACCACACCCTGCTCACGGCCCGGCCCACCGAACTCACCGACCGGCTCACGTCATTCCTGTCCGGCGCCGCGTGA
- a CDS encoding dsRBD fold-containing protein, with protein MHNQWDVELSFEEDGVHTGCDARLTGARAPGLSAHGESLKSAEDRPLARIGEEVAASRALEALSRKLRAQATGEIEDEGHRPGYLIY; from the coding sequence ATGCACAACCAGTGGGATGTGGAGCTGAGCTTCGAGGAAGACGGCGTGCACACGGGATGCGACGCGAGGCTGACCGGTGCCAGGGCACCGGGCCTCAGCGCCCACGGAGAGTCGCTCAAGAGCGCGGAGGACCGCCCGCTCGCCCGGATCGGTGAGGAGGTCGCCGCCTCCCGCGCCCTGGAGGCGCTGTCCCGCAAGCTACGGGCCCAGGCGACCGGCGAGATCGAGGACGAGGGCCACCGGCCGGGATACCTGATCTACTGA
- a CDS encoding TIR domain-containing protein — translation MGAYDVNPGGPGPIDFFISYSPADERWAAWIAWTLEDAGYRAFLQAWDFVPGTNFVDFMDRGVTESAAVIALLSRHYERSRYGRMEWQAALRADPDAPERRLLTVRIEDIPVDGLLATLTYIDLATVTDPALARHLLLARVAQAMDGRARPELRPGYPGGAAGAPPAARAQEDGEPAPQALRPVGGTGRSGRRRPSVRPEYPPAAGHPGGRESVTVLHLAGPSFGRGTDPAELQAAVWGDLVELADAGAPAPELVVVTGDLTASGSPRECEQALAFLTGMRSLLGLEPHRVAIVPGGQDVSQAASRAYFATCEADELRPTPPYWPKWRHYARLFQEFYQGLNVVFDSDQPWTLFPVPELGTVVAGLNSSMAHSHRPDDRYGWLGPEQAAWFAQALRPYENDGWLRIGAVRHPVTPRPAGARSARAGQDAEPLRDVDRFTRLTAPRLHLLLHGPADGRAALQDLPTSAGELRVLGATAPGAHQLLQLTREGLTHWPSPSPGAAPGAGTAPGAGPRRSAVGWHRAHRAFPPPPDRAAPDAPPAAGPAPVPAAERETRELPSPLDTLLARVAEVCRTRHQGAQIRSVTGSPPQLFVTWNESGFVRQQRVAVCVHTPTAEEVDRFVDEVHAAGSAPDAELVHDGPPPPRELRDRARRRGVRLRSFIEFQGLLDLRDHVAAQSERLAADSQYQPGLYLPQRYRDAERPGGEEREGLVDEMLRLLDSDHGRFLLLLGDFGHGKTFALRELARRIPVELPHLTPLFIDLSALDKAHSFDGLVAAHLTAHGVDTLDLRAFRYMLRQGRVVLLFDGFDELLNRVSYERAADHLQVLLDAAVDNAKIVVSSRTQHFSSQEQVLTALGERVGLLPQRRLIAVQDFTTAQIRGYLANRYGDEAAADRRMRLLEAIPDLLALCRNPRLLSFVADLDHDRLRAVAGAGRALSAAGLYQEVFTAWLEFEERRGQGGPGAAPGLGLDQLWEAVTALAVRLWETSRTALPYDELLDLSGALTGLAGSHLPAPQLAHAVGSGSLLVRSDEGVFQFIHGSVVEWLVARAAAASLGNGESELLTRRPLSRLAVEFLCDLADHQLCQQWAHDVLDGAGEADETARLNAVTVLARLRVPAHTDLRGAALAGEDLSHRDLSGVDLGQADLTDARLLGANLAGASLRGARLAGARLDAADLSGADLSGADLRGARLIGTDLRGARLRGSRWQRAALISAVTDDEVLAAPELRAAAIAPGLPVEAGFRPSEVGVPYGFGVRTARLPEPVAFSADGQLLAVGSADGSVLVCDALTGVALRTLKDHIDRVYAVKFAGSVLATGSADGTVRLWDQVSGECLHRLDVHPGGVWPVSLESTGALLATGDADGTVTLWDTATGGLLRRLTGHAAPVYTAVFSPDGALLVTGDRLGGARLWDTATGQRVAELPGHRGTVFRARFSLDGTLLATGDAGADGAAVRGAADAAPDAPGGAVRVWDVAGRRLLHTFEGHGGRVYTLAFHPDGDLLASGDTAGQIRLWNPQDGTAAGRLEGCTGSVYQVDFDGGGGRLAAGDSDGVVRVWRVGPPAPGGREVVAPRRQPPEHRGSVWACRFRPGAGPGGAEADTLLVTGGNDGAVRLWDPASGRSRQLLRGHGRRIGSLSFSGDAGVLAAGGNDGVVRLWEPATGRRVRELSGRSSRLVSAQFSPQGPVLATASNDGDLYLWNALTGEYLREMDVETEHVWAEAFSADGVFVATANDDDTVRIWYRSTGAHVATLREHRGRVRSIAFSADGRRLATGCDDSSVRIWDIEAGRIEARHDGHGDRVYGVAFGADGSWLASASWDGDAVVWADGGIRHRLTGHAGRLWTASVHPRRSLLATAGDDRVVRLWDPRTGQDLGRLRGHTGRILAVTFSPDGSLLASGGEDGTVRLWDVPADGAPTARATLLGAPDGWAALLPSGAYKYEGDVVGEFWHAVGMCRFEPGELDTRLPGVHRMPPEALL, via the coding sequence ATGGGGGCTTATGACGTGAACCCGGGCGGCCCCGGGCCGATCGACTTCTTCATCAGCTACTCGCCCGCCGACGAACGGTGGGCGGCCTGGATCGCCTGGACGCTGGAGGACGCGGGCTACCGAGCCTTCCTCCAGGCGTGGGACTTCGTCCCGGGGACCAACTTCGTCGACTTCATGGACCGGGGTGTCACCGAGTCCGCCGCGGTCATCGCGCTGCTCTCGCGCCACTACGAGCGCTCGCGCTACGGCCGGATGGAGTGGCAGGCGGCCCTGCGCGCCGACCCCGACGCCCCGGAGCGCAGGCTGCTGACCGTCCGGATCGAGGACATCCCGGTGGACGGCCTGCTCGCCACCCTGACCTACATCGACCTGGCCACCGTCACCGACCCCGCGCTGGCCCGCCACCTGCTGCTCGCCAGGGTCGCCCAGGCGATGGACGGCCGGGCCCGGCCGGAGCTGCGGCCGGGCTATCCGGGCGGCGCCGCGGGCGCGCCGCCCGCCGCCCGGGCGCAGGAGGACGGGGAGCCGGCCCCGCAGGCGCTGCGGCCGGTCGGCGGCACCGGGCGGTCCGGCCGGCGCAGGCCCTCCGTGCGGCCGGAGTACCCGCCGGCGGCGGGCCACCCGGGCGGGCGGGAGTCGGTCACGGTGCTGCACCTGGCGGGCCCGTCCTTCGGCCGGGGCACCGATCCCGCGGAGCTCCAGGCCGCCGTCTGGGGGGACCTCGTCGAGCTCGCCGACGCCGGGGCCCCGGCACCCGAACTGGTCGTCGTCACCGGGGACCTCACCGCGTCCGGCAGCCCCCGGGAGTGCGAGCAGGCCCTCGCCTTCCTGACCGGCATGCGCTCCCTGCTCGGGCTGGAGCCGCACCGGGTGGCGATCGTCCCCGGCGGTCAGGACGTCAGCCAGGCGGCCTCCCGCGCCTACTTCGCCACCTGCGAGGCGGACGAACTGCGGCCCACCCCGCCGTACTGGCCCAAGTGGCGCCACTACGCCCGGCTGTTCCAGGAGTTCTACCAGGGGCTGAACGTGGTCTTCGACAGCGACCAGCCCTGGACGCTGTTCCCGGTGCCCGAGCTCGGGACGGTCGTCGCGGGCCTGAACTCCTCGATGGCCCACAGCCACCGGCCCGACGACCGGTACGGCTGGCTCGGCCCCGAGCAGGCCGCCTGGTTCGCCCAGGCGCTGCGCCCGTACGAGAACGACGGCTGGCTGCGGATCGGCGCCGTCCGGCACCCCGTCACGCCCCGGCCGGCGGGCGCCCGGTCGGCCCGGGCGGGCCAGGACGCCGAGCCGCTCCGGGACGTCGACCGCTTCACCCGGCTGACCGCGCCCCGGCTGCACCTGCTGCTGCACGGGCCGGCCGACGGCCGCGCCGCGCTCCAGGACCTGCCCACCTCCGCCGGGGAGCTCAGGGTCCTCGGTGCCACCGCCCCGGGCGCGCACCAGCTGCTGCAGCTCACCCGCGAGGGGCTCACCCACTGGCCCAGCCCGAGCCCCGGCGCCGCCCCGGGGGCGGGCACAGCCCCGGGCGCCGGGCCCCGGCGGTCGGCGGTCGGCTGGCACCGGGCGCACCGCGCGTTCCCCCCGCCGCCCGACCGCGCCGCGCCCGACGCCCCGCCCGCGGCGGGCCCCGCCCCGGTGCCCGCCGCCGAGCGGGAGACCAGGGAACTGCCCTCCCCGCTCGACACCCTGCTGGCCCGGGTCGCCGAGGTCTGCCGCACCCGGCACCAGGGCGCCCAGATCCGCTCGGTCACCGGCTCGCCGCCCCAGCTCTTCGTCACCTGGAACGAGTCGGGATTCGTCCGCCAGCAGCGGGTCGCGGTCTGCGTGCACACCCCGACCGCCGAGGAGGTCGACCGCTTCGTCGACGAGGTGCACGCCGCCGGCAGCGCCCCGGACGCCGAGCTGGTCCACGACGGCCCGCCCCCGCCGCGCGAGTTGCGCGACCGGGCCCGGCGGCGCGGCGTCCGGCTGCGCAGTTTCATCGAGTTCCAGGGCCTGCTCGACCTCCGCGACCACGTCGCCGCGCAGAGCGAGCGGCTGGCCGCCGACAGCCAGTACCAGCCAGGCCTCTACCTGCCGCAGCGCTACCGGGACGCCGAGCGCCCCGGCGGGGAGGAACGCGAGGGCCTGGTCGACGAGATGCTCCGGCTGCTGGACTCCGACCACGGCCGGTTCCTGCTGCTGCTGGGCGACTTCGGGCACGGCAAGACCTTCGCCCTGCGCGAGCTGGCCCGCCGCATCCCGGTCGAACTCCCGCACCTGACGCCGCTGTTCATCGACCTCAGCGCACTGGACAAGGCGCACTCCTTCGACGGCCTGGTGGCGGCCCACCTGACCGCCCACGGCGTCGACACCCTCGACCTGCGGGCCTTTCGCTACATGCTCCGGCAGGGGCGCGTGGTCCTCCTGTTCGACGGCTTCGACGAACTGCTGAACCGGGTCAGCTACGAGCGCGCCGCCGACCACCTCCAGGTGCTGCTGGACGCCGCCGTGGACAACGCCAAGATCGTGGTGAGCAGCCGCACCCAGCACTTCAGCTCCCAGGAACAGGTGCTCACCGCCCTCGGCGAGCGGGTCGGCCTGCTCCCGCAGCGGCGGCTGATCGCCGTCCAGGACTTCACCACCGCCCAGATCCGCGGCTACCTGGCCAACCGCTACGGCGACGAGGCCGCCGCCGACCGCCGGATGCGGCTGCTGGAGGCCATCCCCGACCTGCTCGCGCTCTGCCGCAACCCCCGGCTGCTGAGCTTCGTCGCCGACCTCGACCACGACCGGCTGCGGGCCGTCGCCGGAGCCGGCCGGGCGCTCAGCGCCGCCGGCCTCTACCAGGAGGTCTTCACCGCCTGGCTGGAGTTCGAGGAGCGGCGCGGCCAGGGCGGCCCGGGCGCCGCGCCCGGCCTCGGCCTGGACCAGCTCTGGGAGGCCGTGACCGCGCTCGCGGTCCGGCTCTGGGAGACCAGCCGCACCGCCCTGCCGTACGACGAACTGCTCGACCTCTCCGGTGCGCTGACCGGCCTGGCCGGGAGCCACCTGCCCGCGCCGCAGCTCGCGCACGCGGTGGGATCGGGCAGTCTGCTCGTCCGGTCCGACGAGGGCGTGTTCCAGTTCATCCACGGTTCCGTGGTCGAGTGGCTGGTCGCCCGGGCCGCGGCGGCCTCGCTCGGGAACGGCGAGTCGGAGCTGCTCACCCGGCGCCCGCTCAGCCGGCTGGCGGTCGAGTTCCTCTGCGACCTCGCCGATCACCAGCTCTGCCAGCAGTGGGCCCACGACGTCCTGGACGGGGCCGGCGAGGCGGACGAGACCGCGCGGCTCAACGCCGTCACGGTGCTGGCCCGGCTGAGGGTGCCCGCCCACACCGACCTGCGCGGCGCCGCGCTGGCCGGCGAGGACCTCTCCCACCGGGACCTCTCCGGCGTCGACCTCGGCCAGGCCGACCTCACCGACGCCCGGCTGCTCGGCGCCAACCTGGCCGGGGCCTCGCTGCGCGGCGCCCGGCTGGCCGGCGCCCGGCTCGACGCGGCCGACCTCTCCGGCGCCGACCTCTCCGGCGCGGACCTCCGCGGTGCCCGGCTGATCGGCACCGATCTGCGCGGCGCCCGGCTGCGGGGCAGCCGCTGGCAGCGGGCCGCCCTGATCTCCGCCGTCACCGACGACGAGGTGCTGGCCGCCCCCGAACTGCGTGCCGCGGCCATCGCACCGGGCCTGCCCGTCGAGGCCGGCTTCCGGCCCTCGGAGGTCGGCGTGCCGTACGGGTTCGGCGTGCGCACCGCCCGGCTGCCCGAACCGGTCGCCTTCAGCGCCGACGGCCAGCTGCTCGCGGTCGGCAGCGCCGACGGCAGCGTGCTGGTCTGCGACGCGCTCACCGGAGTCGCCCTGCGCACCCTCAAGGACCACATCGACCGGGTCTACGCGGTGAAGTTCGCCGGGAGCGTGCTGGCCACCGGCAGCGCCGACGGCACCGTCCGGCTCTGGGACCAGGTCTCCGGGGAGTGCCTGCACCGCCTCGACGTCCACCCGGGCGGGGTCTGGCCGGTCTCGCTGGAGTCTACGGGGGCGCTGCTCGCCACCGGTGACGCCGACGGGACGGTCACCCTCTGGGACACCGCGACGGGCGGGCTGCTGCGCCGGCTGACCGGCCACGCCGCACCCGTCTACACCGCGGTCTTCAGCCCGGACGGCGCCCTGCTGGTGACCGGTGACCGGCTCGGTGGGGCCCGGCTGTGGGACACCGCGACCGGGCAGCGGGTCGCCGAGCTCCCGGGGCACCGCGGGACGGTCTTCCGGGCCCGGTTCAGCCTGGACGGGACGCTGCTGGCCACCGGCGACGCCGGTGCGGACGGCGCGGCCGTCCGGGGCGCCGCGGACGCGGCCCCGGACGCCCCGGGCGGCGCCGTCCGGGTCTGGGACGTCGCGGGGCGACGCCTGCTGCACACCTTCGAGGGGCACGGCGGCCGGGTCTACACGCTGGCCTTCCACCCCGACGGGGACCTCCTCGCCAGCGGCGACACGGCCGGTCAGATCCGGCTCTGGAACCCGCAGGACGGGACGGCGGCCGGCCGGCTGGAGGGCTGCACCGGCTCGGTCTACCAGGTCGACTTCGACGGCGGCGGCGGCCGGCTCGCCGCCGGGGACAGCGACGGCGTGGTCCGGGTGTGGCGGGTCGGGCCGCCCGCCCCGGGCGGGCGCGAGGTGGTGGCCCCGCGCCGCCAGCCGCCCGAGCACCGGGGCTCGGTCTGGGCCTGCCGGTTCCGCCCCGGCGCCGGACCGGGCGGGGCGGAGGCCGACACGCTGCTGGTGACCGGCGGCAACGACGGCGCCGTCCGGCTCTGGGACCCGGCCTCCGGCCGCAGCCGCCAACTGCTGCGCGGCCACGGGCGCCGGATCGGCTCGCTCTCCTTCAGCGGGGACGCCGGCGTGCTGGCGGCCGGTGGCAACGACGGCGTGGTCCGGCTCTGGGAGCCCGCCACGGGCCGCCGGGTCAGGGAGCTCTCGGGGCGCAGCAGCCGGCTGGTCTCGGCGCAGTTCAGCCCGCAGGGGCCGGTGCTGGCCACCGCCAGCAACGACGGCGACCTCTACCTGTGGAACGCGCTGACCGGTGAGTACCTGCGGGAGATGGACGTCGAGACGGAGCACGTCTGGGCGGAGGCGTTCAGCGCCGACGGAGTCTTCGTGGCCACCGCCAACGACGACGACACCGTCCGCATCTGGTACCGCAGCACCGGCGCCCACGTCGCCACGCTGCGCGAGCACCGGGGCCGGGTCCGCTCGATCGCGTTCAGCGCGGACGGGCGCCGGCTGGCCACCGGCTGCGACGACAGCAGCGTCCGGATCTGGGACATCGAGGCCGGCCGGATCGAGGCCCGGCACGACGGGCACGGTGACCGGGTGTACGGCGTCGCGTTCGGCGCCGACGGCTCCTGGCTGGCCAGCGCCTCGTGGGACGGCGACGCCGTGGTCTGGGCGGACGGCGGGATCAGGCACCGGCTGACCGGCCACGCCGGCCGGCTCTGGACGGCGTCGGTGCACCCCCGGCGGTCGCTGCTCGCCACGGCGGGGGACGACCGGGTGGTCCGGCTCTGGGACCCCCGCACCGGGCAGGACCTCGGACGGCTGCGCGGGCACACCGGCCGGATCCTGGCGGTGACCTTCAGCCCGGACGGATCGCTGCTGGCCAGCGGTGGTGAGGACGGCACGGTGCGGCTCTGGGACGTCCCCGCCGACGGCGCGCCCACGGCCCGGGCGACCCTGCTCGGGGCACCGGACGGCTGGGCGGCGCTGCTGCCGTCCGGCGCGTACAAGTACGAGGGCGACGTCGTGGGCGAGTTCTGGCACGCGGTCGGGATGTGCCGCTTCGAGCCCGGCGAGCTCGACACCCGGCTCCCGGGCGTCCACCGGATGCCGCCGGAGGCGCTGCTGTGA
- a CDS encoding inositol monophosphatase family protein, with amino-acid sequence MDPIRQRDGAPAFPFAFECRVAVRAAEEAGALLSARFQDAFGVCTKGEDGDVVTELDLQAEALLTSRLAECFPGDRIVAEEGGATAGGTGGAASGRTWLVDPLDGSNNVVIGLPAYVVGIALCVDEEPVVGVVHDPVIGRTWWAVHGAGAFGPRGRLCGTAGAARSARAVAAARPVLAWTQGHGIATDDRLLRALKSELEAGSQRLLQLWAPLLAWSMLARGDIDGFVGYLPEEIDLPAGYLLAAEAGVVVRGLDGGRFSGRIGRPDTARSFVAGRPEALPYLLDLVARAASAAGHG; translated from the coding sequence GTGGACCCGATCAGGCAGCGTGACGGCGCCCCGGCGTTCCCGTTCGCGTTCGAGTGCCGTGTGGCGGTGCGGGCCGCCGAGGAGGCGGGGGCGCTGCTGAGCGCCCGGTTCCAGGACGCCTTCGGGGTCTGCACGAAGGGCGAGGACGGCGATGTGGTCACCGAACTCGACCTCCAGGCCGAGGCCCTGCTGACCAGCCGGCTCGCGGAGTGCTTCCCGGGGGACCGGATCGTCGCCGAGGAGGGCGGTGCGACAGCGGGCGGTACCGGCGGTGCGGCGTCGGGCCGCACCTGGCTGGTGGATCCGCTCGACGGCAGCAACAACGTGGTGATCGGGCTGCCGGCCTATGTGGTCGGCATCGCGCTCTGCGTGGACGAGGAGCCGGTCGTGGGGGTCGTGCACGACCCCGTGATCGGCCGGACGTGGTGGGCCGTCCACGGTGCCGGTGCCTTCGGCCCGCGGGGACGGCTCTGCGGTACGGCGGGTGCGGCCCGTTCGGCGCGTGCGGTCGCCGCGGCCCGGCCGGTGCTCGCCTGGACCCAGGGGCACGGCATCGCGACCGACGACCGGCTGCTCCGGGCGCTGAAGTCGGAGCTGGAGGCCGGCTCCCAGCGGCTGCTGCAGCTGTGGGCGCCGCTGCTGGCCTGGTCGATGCTGGCCCGGGGCGACATCGACGGCTTCGTCGGCTATCTGCCGGAGGAGATCGACCTGCCGGCCGGGTACCTGCTCGCGGCGGAGGCGGGTGTGGTGGTCCGCGGGTTGGACGGCGGCCGGTTCAGCGGGCGGATCGGCCGGCCGGACACCGCGCGGAGCTTCGTCGCGGGCCGACCGGAGGCGCTGCCCTATCTGCTGGACCTGGTGGCCCGGGCCGCCTCGGCCGCCGGGCACGGCTGA